The genomic segment ACAAAAATCCTGTATTTTATCACTCACATGAAAATTGTTTCTCAGGTAATCACAAGCTTCTTGAACCACCGAAGGGCTCTCTTGAATACTTTGGGCAAAAAAATCCTGCAGAAGAGCAATGATTTCAGGTAGTAGCCTAGGAACTTGATGGCTTTCACATTCTTTTAGCTTGTCTATCATTTGCCGATGCGTTTCCAAAAGACTTTTGCTGATCTCGCAAAAGCCCACAAGCTTATTCTCCTTAATCATCTGACACGCCAACATCATCTCGTAAGTTTTGACGCCAAAGTCGAAAAAGACTTCCTGCCATTCTTCGCTCGTATCAATAAAAGTACTATGCTTCAATTGTGGCAGTCTTTGAAAATACATCCCCTGTCGTAATGGGTGTTCATGACCATTATGATCCACATAAGTACCCTTGCCTTTGACTATAAAAACGACCGCATACCAAGGCCACCTTAAATTCTGAAAGTCAAGTCTAACAGATTTAGACAACTGCCCCAGGCCAACTCTTTCAGACTGATCACTAAAGTAGCGATGCGTCAGCATATTATTTTTACCAAAAAACATATTTTATTTACCAAACAACTCATTCATAAATATTAATTATTATATATCTTTAATACCAAATAACAATTTATAGAGATCGATCATGAAGATTAACACTTGGGAAAATCCACAATTTGTTTCCTTAAACACCCTTGCCCCACGCCCCCCACTCTACAGTTTTGACTCACTTGAAAAAGCTTTAGAACAAGATCAATCAGCTTATATCCATAGTCTAAACGGCAGCTGGAATTTCAAACTATTTAATACGCCTAAGGAAGCTCATCTTGATCTTTCAGACTGGGATCAAATCAAAGTCCCCTCCTGTTGGACGCGGGAAGGTTTTGAAGATCTCCCAAAATACAGCAACGTGCAGATGCCCTTCGATGAATCTTACCCAAAGGTTCCAAAGCATAATCCCACGGGGATCTATCATCGTAAAATAGATAATATTTGGCCTGATCGACGTACGATCATTCATTTTGCTGGTGTAGAATCGATGTTTTACCTCTACCTCAATGGTCAAGAAATTGGCATGAGCAAGGCTTCGCGAACACCTGTCGAATTTGATCTGAGTGCATACCTGCAAGTCGGCGAAAACGACCTCCAGGTAAAAGTTATTCGTTGGTCAGATGGTTCCTATATTGAAGATCAGGATCACTGGCGCATGGCTGGTATTTTTCGCGATGTTTACCTTTACTCAAGTAAGGATAAATACTTCGAAGACCTCTTTGCTAAAGCTGAACTCAACGAAGACCTCAAGGGAGGCAAGCTGACTTGCGAAGTTCGACTCGCTAGTCGCCAAAGAGATTTAGAACCACACAGAGTTGAGTTTTCTCTCTACGACAATCTTAAAAATAGACTTTGGACTGGTGGGAAGAAATGTTTCGTGAGTCCACAGCAGGCAAAGTTTTTTGATAATCAAGACGAAAATACGGTTTATCATCATATCCTAAAACTAGAAACAGCACTGGATTCCGTGATTCCATGGAATGCTGAAAAACCCTATCAATACACATTGATTGCGACTCTATACGATAAAAATGACCAAATCTTTGATTGTGTCAAAACTCGTATTGGTTTTAAAAGAATCGAGATAAAAAACCAAGAGCTCTTAATCAATGGCCAAGCTGTTTTAATCAAAGGAGTTAATCGTCACGAACACGACGAATACACAGGCAAAGTTGTCAGTCGCG from the Lentisphaera araneosa HTCC2155 genome contains:
- a CDS encoding helix-turn-helix domain-containing protein, which codes for MFFGKNNMLTHRYFSDQSERVGLGQLSKSVRLDFQNLRWPWYAVVFIVKGKGTYVDHNGHEHPLRQGMYFQRLPQLKHSTFIDTSEEWQEVFFDFGVKTYEMMLACQMIKENKLVGFCEISKSLLETHRQMIDKLKECESHQVPRLLPEIIALLQDFFAQSIQESPSVVQEACDYLRNNFHVSDKIQDFCQLRAVGYESLRKKFKEEMNCTPRQYQNLFRMEKAVALLTQTSHSIEEISDQLKYCNAFEFSKQFKKFQGITPSQYRK